Proteins encoded together in one Thermoplasmata archaeon window:
- a CDS encoding KEOPS complex subunit Pcc1, producing MKARARITLTFDDPKAAEAVAASISPDDEGYIRTTRRGRTIAADASAESAMSLLHTLDDYLACVSVAERTVRATRPRGRGRQRRA from the coding sequence ATGAAGGCGCGCGCGCGCATCACGCTGACGTTCGACGACCCGAAGGCCGCCGAGGCCGTCGCGGCGTCGATCTCCCCCGACGACGAGGGGTACATCCGCACCACGCGACGCGGCCGGACGATCGCGGCGGACGCAAGCGCGGAGAGCGCGATGAGCCTCCTGCACACCCTTGACGACTACCTGGCGTGCGTCAGCGTCGCGGAGCGGACGGTGCGGGCGACACGCCCGCGCGGACGTGGGCGGCAACGCCGCGCCTGA